In Sphingobacterium sp. R2, the genomic stretch GGAAAGTTATATCCCCTACCTAAGAATAGGAAGTCGCGGGCATCTTTGTACTTGCTGGCAATCTGCTTGATTTTCTCCACCTGCGTATCCAAGATCCATTCCACTTTCTTCGGAACTTCATTTAATTCCTGAGCAAGTGTCTGGTAACGTTCGTCGCTGATGGAACCCTTTAACGAAGCGATTTTTAAAGCAATGAGGTTTAGTACTGTTAGCTGTGCCGTAAACGCTTTGGTACTTGCTACACCGATTTCAGGGCCTGCGTGGGTATAGGCACCAGCATCCGAAAGACGGGCAATAGAAGATCCCACCACATTGACGACACCTAAAATAATAGCACCTTGTTTTTTGGCATTTTCCAAAGCGACTAACGTATCAGCAGTCTCCCCACTTTGTGAGATGGCCAAAATTACATCTCCAGGATGGATAACCGGATTACGGTAGCGGAATTCCGAGGCATATTCGACCTCGACATTAATGCGGCACAGTTCCTCAATAATATACTCTGCGATAAGTCCGGCGTGCCAGCTTGTTCCGCAAGCGACAATCACAATGCGGTTGGTATTGCTGATTTCATTTGCAAACTTTTCGATACCGCTCAGGGTAATCTGATGCGACTGCAGGTCTAACCGACCACGCATGGAGTCAAAAATAGTATCGGGCTGTTCAAATATTTCCTTTAGCATAAAGTGGTCATAACCGCCTTTCTCTATCGCTGACAATTCCAAATCTAATTTTTGAACGTACGGTGTGATGCGCTCATTACCCAGATTTTTCAAGATCAGCTCATCTGGCGTAATGATCGCCAATTCGTAATCGTTGATGTATACCACCTCTTTGGTATAGGCCAGCATCGGCGAAGCATCTGAACCCAAAAAATGCTCATTTTTACCGATACCGATAACTAAAGGACTTCCTTTGCGCGCTGCAATAATACGATCTGGATGACCCGCCTCCAATACGAGGATCACATAAGCGCCTACTACCCGTTTCAAGGCAATACGAATAGCTTCTTCTAGCGAGCATTCGTTCTGAGATTGAATCTCTTCAATAAAATTGACGAGCACCTCTGTATCCGTATCGCTCTTAAATGTGTATCCTTTGTTGATCAACTCCGACTTCAAAGAAGCGTAGTTTTCGATA encodes the following:
- the glmS gene encoding glutamine--fructose-6-phosphate transaminase (isomerizing), giving the protein MCGIVGYTGYRQAYGIVIDGLKKLEYRGYDSAGVALHKGDQIDVYKKTGKVANLEEFVFGHDLQSTTAIGHTRWATHGEPSDRNAHPHYSNSGRIAMIHNGIIENYASLKSELINKGYTFKSDTDTEVLVNFIEEIQSQNECSLEEAIRIALKRVVGAYVILVLEAGHPDRIIAARKGSPLVIGIGKNEHFLGSDASPMLAYTKEVVYINDYELAIITPDELILKNLGNERITPYVQKLDLELSAIEKGGYDHFMLKEIFEQPDTIFDSMRGRLDLQSHQITLSGIEKFANEISNTNRIVIVACGTSWHAGLIAEYIIEELCRINVEVEYASEFRYRNPVIHPGDVILAISQSGETADTLVALENAKKQGAIILGVVNVVGSSIARLSDAGAYTHAGPEIGVASTKAFTAQLTVLNLIALKIASLKGSISDERYQTLAQELNEVPKKVEWILDTQVEKIKQIASKYKDARDFLFLGRGYNFPVALEGALKLKEISYIHAEGYPAAEMKHGPIALVDENLPVVFIATKDAYHEKIVSNIQEIKARKGKIISVVTQGDTVSENLSDDFMEIPAADEIIAPLISVVPLQLLSYYIGVELGLDVDKPRNLAKSVTVE